The Deltaproteobacteria bacterium genome has a segment encoding these proteins:
- a CDS encoding Rid family detoxifying hydrolase produces MKTIITTDKLPLPQGHYSQMIIAGGFLFLSGQIAIDPLTSNLIEGDVNIQTEFILNAIKSVMNEQGLGLKNIIKISAYLVEADDFQSFNEVYSKHFLNEEPVRTTVFVNALPKGAKVELDVVAVV; encoded by the coding sequence ATGAAGACAATAATCACAACTGATAAATTACCTTTGCCGCAGGGACATTACTCGCAGATGATTATTGCAGGCGGATTTTTATTTTTATCAGGCCAGATTGCAATTGATCCATTAACAAGCAATCTCATAGAGGGAGATGTAAACATACAAACGGAGTTTATACTAAATGCGATCAAATCTGTAATGAATGAGCAAGGGCTCGGGCTCAAAAATATCATAAAAATTTCAGCATACCTTGTTGAGGCTGACGATTTCCAGTCGTTTAACGAGGTCTACTCAAAACACTTTTTGAATGAAGAACCGGTCAGAACAACCGTATTTGTTAATGCCTTACCCAAGGGTGCTAAAGTAGAACTCGATGTAGTTGCTGTTGTTTAA
- a CDS encoding bifunctional (p)ppGpp synthetase/guanosine-3',5'-bis(diphosphate) 3'-pyrophosphohydrolase, translating to MIRLNEIQEKILSYNPGADLDLINKAYVFSAKVHNGQSRVSGEPYLVHPLEVAWILALLKMDIPTIVAGLLHDTVEDTRTKIEEISELFGKEVASLVEGVTKISNITFNTDVAKQGENFRKMLLAMAKDIRVIIIKLADRLNNMRTLEYLSEDKRERIAKETLEIYAPIAHRFGIYWLKSELEDLAFRFTKPELYYKLSKMIAKSRKEREKYVEEVEHIIKNTLEHEGMHVEVNGRPKHLYGIYQKMDKHNLSFEQVYDITAFRVIVDTQKDCYQALGIIHTAWRPVPGRFKDYIAMPKANMYQSLHTTVIGPKGERIEIQIRTKDMHQVAEEGIAAHWKYKEGKLIDTKEDVAFRWVKHLMEWQQELNDPESFMQFVKVDLFPNEVYVFTPKGDVIELPLGSTPLDFAYAIHTDVGSHCASAKVNGKIVPLKYQLKNGDTVEVVRSPTAHPTEDWLRMAVSPKTKAKIRQWLSKAERDKSKHIGKEVLEAEFTKFNLNLSKFINSNEFNKYIEKTNLKNLDNLYSQIGYGKLSPLQIIKHLIPVEKLTEEKPKDSPIAKLFKLAARKSSTAVKIKGLDDILVRFAHCCNPIVGDPIVGFITMGRGITIHTAYCPKILELDPERKIEAKWDVDTDILRPVKIMITAVDKQGLLANITNSIASFGINIIRASVSPNKDQKAMLMFELAVKDTHQLRDIINNISKINDVISVERMAGIEDS from the coding sequence ATGATCCGCTTAAATGAAATACAAGAGAAGATTTTATCATATAATCCAGGGGCAGATCTTGATTTAATAAACAAAGCTTACGTTTTTTCTGCCAAGGTTCACAATGGCCAGTCAAGGGTTTCCGGTGAACCTTATCTTGTACATCCGCTTGAAGTTGCATGGATCCTCGCACTTTTAAAAATGGACATACCGACGATTGTTGCCGGTCTGCTTCATGATACTGTAGAGGATACACGTACAAAAATCGAGGAGATTTCAGAACTCTTCGGTAAAGAGGTAGCATCCCTTGTAGAGGGCGTTACCAAGATAAGCAATATTACCTTTAACACCGATGTTGCAAAACAGGGCGAAAACTTCAGAAAGATGCTGCTTGCAATGGCAAAAGACATCAGAGTGATCATAATAAAACTTGCAGACAGACTGAATAACATGAGAACGTTAGAGTATCTTTCTGAAGATAAAAGGGAGAGGATTGCAAAGGAAACCCTTGAGATATATGCACCAATAGCCCATAGATTTGGTATATACTGGTTAAAATCGGAGCTTGAAGATCTTGCGTTTAGATTTACCAAGCCTGAACTCTATTACAAGCTATCAAAGATGATTGCAAAATCCCGTAAAGAACGTGAAAAGTATGTTGAAGAAGTAGAGCATATCATAAAAAACACACTTGAGCATGAAGGCATGCATGTAGAAGTTAACGGCAGGCCCAAGCACCTTTACGGCATTTACCAGAAGATGGATAAGCATAATCTGAGTTTTGAGCAGGTTTACGATATCACGGCATTCAGGGTCATTGTTGATACCCAGAAAGACTGCTATCAGGCACTCGGTATTATACATACGGCATGGCGCCCTGTTCCCGGCAGGTTTAAAGATTACATAGCAATGCCAAAGGCTAATATGTACCAGTCATTACACACAACTGTTATAGGTCCAAAGGGAGAAAGGATAGAGATTCAGATTCGGACAAAAGATATGCATCAGGTTGCAGAAGAAGGTATTGCGGCCCACTGGAAATACAAAGAAGGCAAGTTAATTGACACAAAGGAAGATGTCGCTTTCCGGTGGGTTAAACATCTTATGGAATGGCAGCAGGAATTAAACGATCCCGAATCATTCATGCAGTTTGTAAAAGTTGATCTGTTTCCTAATGAGGTTTATGTCTTTACGCCGAAGGGTGATGTAATAGAACTGCCGTTAGGCTCTACGCCTCTCGATTTTGCTTATGCCATACACACAGATGTCGGCAGTCATTGTGCAAGCGCAAAGGTAAACGGAAAGATCGTGCCGCTGAAGTATCAATTGAAAAACGGTGATACCGTTGAAGTTGTAAGATCCCCTACAGCACACCCGACGGAGGATTGGCTAAGAATGGCAGTCAGCCCTAAAACAAAAGCCAAGATCAGGCAATGGTTAAGTAAAGCAGAAAGGGATAAAAGTAAACACATAGGCAAAGAGGTACTTGAAGCTGAGTTTACCAAGTTTAACCTCAACCTTTCAAAATTCATTAATTCAAATGAATTTAATAAGTATATCGAAAAAACGAATTTGAAAAATCTTGATAATCTCTATTCACAGATCGGCTATGGAAAACTTTCTCCTTTGCAGATCATCAAGCATTTAATACCGGTTGAAAAGCTTACTGAAGAAAAGCCCAAAGATAGCCCAATAGCAAAATTGTTTAAGCTTGCAGCAAGAAAATCATCGACAGCGGTTAAAATAAAGGGACTTGATGATATCCTTGTAAGGTTTGCACATTGTTGTAATCCAATCGTGGGTGACCCTATAGTAGGATTTATAACAATGGGCAGAGGTATTACAATTCATACAGCATACTGCCCTAAAATACTTGAGCTTGATCCGGAAAGAAAGATTGAAGCAAAATGGGATGTAGACACCGACATTCTAAGGCCTGTTAAGATTATGATAACAGCGGTGGATAAGCAGGGACTGCTCGCAAACATCACCAATTCAATAGCCTCGTTTGGAATCAACATCATAAGGGCATCCGTATCACCAAATAAGGACCAAAAAGCCATGCTTATGTTTGAGTTGGCTGTAAAAGATACCCATCAATTAAGGGATATCATAAATAACATCTCAAAGATAAATGATGTTATAAGCGTAGAAAGAATGGCAGGGATTGAGGATTCATGA